Proteins from a single region of Procambarus clarkii isolate CNS0578487 chromosome 62, FALCON_Pclarkii_2.0, whole genome shotgun sequence:
- the LOC138354339 gene encoding mucin-21-like: MSHNNVAKILNNNIIIIINTSAGSATNSAGTTGNSAGTTSNSAGTTSNRAGTTSNSAGTTSNSAGTTSNSAGTTSNSAGTTSNSADTTSNSAGTTSNSADTTGNSAGTTGNSAGTTSNSADTTGNSAGTTSNSAGTTGNSAGTTGNSAGTTSNSAGTTSNSAGTTSNSAGTTSNSAGTTSNSAGTTSNSAGTTSNSAGTTGNSAGTTGNSAGTTGNSAGTTSNSAGTTSNSAGTTSNSAGTTSNSAGTTSNSAGTTSNSAGTTSNSAGTTSNSAGTTGNSAGTTSNSAGTTSNSAGTTSNSAGTTSNSAGTTSNSAGTTSNSAGTTSNSAGTTSSASQRNSGVENSNGSMCFLSICVHLLAV, translated from the exons atgagtcacaataacgtggctaaa attttaaataataatattattataattatcaataCTAGTGCTGGTAGTGCTACTAATAGTGCTGGTACTACTGGTAATAGTGCTGGTACTACTAGTAATAGTGCTGGTACTACTAGTAATAGAGCTGGTACTACTAGTAATAGTGCTGGTACTACTAGTAATAGTGCTGGTACTACTAGTAATAGTGCTGGTACTACTAGTAATAGTGCTGGTACTACTAGTAATAGTGCTGATACTACTAGTAATAGTGCTGGTACTACTAGTAATAGTGCTGATACTACTGGTAATAGTGCTGGTACTACTGGTAATAGTGCTGGTACTACTAGTAATAGTGCTGATACTACTGGTAATAGTGCTGGTACTACTAGTAATAGTGCTGGTACTACTGGTAATAGTGCTGGTACTACTGGTAATAGTGCTGGTACTACTAGTAATAGTGCTGGTACTACTAGTAATAGTGCTGGTACTACTAGTAATAGTGCTGGTACTACTAGTAATAGTGCTGGTACTACTAGTAATAGTGCTGGTACTACTAGTAATAGTGCTGGTACTACTAGTAATAGTGCTGGTACTACTGGTAATAGTGCTGGTACTACTGGTAATAGTGCTGGTACTACTGGTAATAGTGCTGGTACTACTAGTAATAGTGCTGGTACTACTAGTAATAGTGCTGGTACTACTAGTAATAGTGCTGGTACTACTAGTAATAGTGCTGGTACTACTAGTAATAGTGCTGGTACTACTAGTAATAGTGCTGGTACTACTAGTAATAGTGCTGGTACTACTAGTAATAGTGCTGGTACTACTGGTAATAGTGCTGGTACTACTAGTAATAGTGCTGGTACTACTAGTAATAGTGCTGGTACTACTAGTAATAGTGCTGGTACTACTAGTAATAGTGCTGGTACTACTAGTAATAGTGCTGGTACTACTAGTAATAGTGCTGGTACTACTAGTAATAGTGCTGGTACTACTAGTAGTGCTAGTCAGCGAAATTCAGGAGTCGAAAACTCCAATGGTTCAATGTGTTTCTTGTCAATATGTGTTCATCTCTTAGCGGTTTAG